The following proteins are co-located in the Candidatus Zymogenaceae bacterium genome:
- the uvrA gene encoding excinuclease ABC subunit UvrA translates to MAETHIQVKGAREHNLKDIDVLIPRDRLVVITGLSGSGKSTLAFDTIYAEGQRRYVESLSAYARQFLEQMDKPDVDFIEGLSPAISIEQKSTSKNPRSTVGTVTEIYDYLRLLFARVGHPHCYQCGRPITSVTVQSIVDQAMELPGGTRFSVLSPIVKGRKGEYKKELDGLRRSGYVRVRIDGILYSLDEDIVLEKNKKHDIEVVVDRLVMKDDIRLRLTDSLETSLRLSDGFVTIAVEDGGELLFSEKFACTYCGISYPEISPRLFSFNNPHGACPQCSGLGTTMYLDPDLIVPNKSLSLREGVIVPWEKKNSVYHFQTLDALAKHYNFDIYTPFEKLPQKIQDVILYGSGNEEIEFYFERDGRKYFYPRPFEGVIQNLNRRYQETDSEFIREEIYRFMNVHSCPVCNGARLRKESLHVTIDGKNIHDYTSLSVRELLKRMKTLEFSEHEELIAGRVMKEIVERLGFLVNVGLDYLTLDRTSATLSGGEGQRIRLATQIGSSLVGVLYILDEPSIGLHQKDNQKLLQTLMHLRDLGNTVLVVEHDEETILASDFIIDMGPGAGLSGGEIVFSGTPEEILVDDRSLTGKYLSGRLSIPVPEKRVPPRGYITLVGASENNLKNIDVRFPLGTFTCITGVSGSGKSTLIIDTLHKILSQTLYRSRQKAGKHTRIEGIDAIDKVIDIDQSPIGRTPRSNPATYTGLFTHIRDLFAQLPESKMRGYKPGRYSFNVKGGRCETCSGDGIIKIEMHFLPDVYVTCETCQGKRYNRETLEITYKGYNIADVLEMTVNQAMEFFTHHSQIMNKLSTLKDVGLGYIKLGQSATTLSGGEAQRIKLSKELSKRSTGRTLYILDEPTTGLHFADIKNLLTVLLRLRDEGNTIIVIEHNPDVIKSADYIIDLGPEGGDEGGRIVAEGTPDEVAEIDGSYTGEVLRRIFEREKDRRVEAV, encoded by the coding sequence ATGGCGGAAACTCACATACAAGTCAAGGGTGCCAGAGAACATAATCTGAAAGATATAGATGTTCTCATCCCCCGGGATCGCCTGGTGGTCATTACGGGGCTCTCCGGCTCCGGGAAATCCACACTGGCGTTCGATACCATATACGCTGAGGGGCAGCGGCGCTACGTTGAATCCCTCTCCGCATACGCCCGCCAGTTTCTGGAACAGATGGACAAGCCGGATGTGGACTTCATCGAGGGGCTTTCTCCGGCGATTTCCATCGAGCAGAAGTCCACCAGCAAAAATCCCCGCTCCACCGTGGGAACGGTGACCGAGATATACGATTACCTGAGGCTTCTGTTCGCCCGGGTGGGTCATCCCCACTGCTACCAGTGCGGCAGGCCGATCACGTCTGTCACGGTGCAGTCCATTGTCGACCAGGCCATGGAGCTTCCCGGGGGCACCCGATTTTCGGTGCTGTCTCCCATCGTCAAGGGAAGGAAGGGGGAATACAAAAAGGAACTGGACGGACTAAGGCGATCCGGCTACGTCCGGGTGCGCATCGACGGCATCCTCTATTCCCTCGACGAGGACATCGTTCTTGAAAAGAACAAGAAACACGACATCGAAGTGGTTGTGGACCGCCTGGTGATGAAGGATGACATCCGCCTTCGCCTGACCGATTCCCTGGAGACGTCGCTTCGGCTCTCCGACGGATTTGTCACCATCGCCGTGGAAGACGGCGGTGAGCTGCTCTTTTCCGAAAAGTTCGCCTGCACGTACTGCGGCATCAGCTACCCGGAGATATCCCCCCGGCTCTTTTCGTTCAACAATCCCCACGGCGCGTGTCCCCAGTGCAGCGGCCTGGGAACCACCATGTACCTGGACCCGGACCTGATCGTTCCAAACAAGTCGCTCTCGCTTCGGGAGGGAGTGATCGTGCCCTGGGAAAAGAAGAACTCAGTCTACCACTTCCAGACCCTCGACGCCCTGGCGAAGCACTACAACTTCGATATCTACACCCCGTTTGAGAAACTTCCCCAAAAAATACAGGACGTCATCCTCTACGGTTCGGGAAACGAGGAGATCGAGTTCTACTTCGAGCGGGACGGCAGAAAATATTTCTATCCCCGGCCCTTCGAGGGGGTTATCCAGAACCTGAACCGCCGCTACCAGGAAACGGACTCCGAATTCATCCGGGAGGAAATATATCGCTTCATGAACGTTCACTCCTGCCCGGTCTGCAACGGCGCCCGGCTCAGAAAAGAGAGCCTCCACGTCACGATCGACGGCAAGAACATCCATGATTACACGAGCCTGTCGGTCCGGGAGCTGCTCAAACGCATGAAAACCCTGGAGTTCTCCGAGCACGAGGAGCTGATCGCGGGAAGAGTGATGAAGGAGATCGTCGAGCGTCTCGGATTCCTGGTGAACGTCGGGCTGGATTACCTGACCCTGGATCGAACCTCGGCCACCCTGTCCGGGGGCGAGGGCCAGCGCATCCGCCTGGCCACCCAGATCGGCTCAAGCCTGGTGGGAGTCCTGTATATCCTGGACGAGCCGAGCATCGGACTGCATCAAAAGGACAACCAGAAGCTGCTGCAGACCCTCATGCACCTGAGGGATTTGGGCAACACCGTACTGGTAGTGGAGCACGACGAAGAGACGATCCTGGCCTCCGATTTCATCATAGACATGGGACCGGGTGCGGGGCTTTCCGGCGGGGAGATCGTCTTTTCCGGCACGCCGGAGGAGATCCTTGTAGACGACCGCTCCCTCACCGGAAAATACCTGTCCGGGCGGCTCTCCATACCGGTGCCGGAAAAGCGGGTACCGCCCCGGGGATATATCACGCTGGTGGGCGCCTCCGAAAACAATCTCAAAAACATAGACGTCCGCTTCCCCCTGGGCACATTTACCTGCATCACCGGCGTCTCCGGGTCGGGGAAATCGACGCTGATCATCGATACGCTCCACAAGATACTCAGTCAGACGCTGTATCGCTCCCGCCAGAAGGCGGGAAAGCATACCCGCATCGAGGGGATCGACGCCATCGACAAGGTCATCGATATCGACCAGTCCCCCATCGGACGCACACCCCGCTCCAATCCGGCCACCTACACCGGGCTCTTCACCCACATTCGCGACCTCTTCGCCCAGCTTCCGGAGTCGAAAATGCGGGGATACAAGCCGGGACGCTACAGCTTCAACGTCAAGGGCGGTCGGTGCGAGACCTGCTCCGGCGACGGCATCATAAAAATCGAAATGCACTTTTTGCCGGACGTTTACGTCACCTGTGAAACCTGCCAGGGCAAACGGTACAACCGGGAGACCCTCGAGATCACCTACAAGGGATATAACATCGCCGACGTGTTGGAGATGACCGTCAACCAGGCCATGGAGTTCTTCACCCATCATTCCCAGATCATGAACAAGCTCTCCACCCTGAAGGACGTGGGTCTGGGATACATCAAACTGGGACAATCGGCCACAACCCTCTCCGGGGGCGAGGCACAACGCATCAAGCTCTCCAAGGAGCTGTCCAAGCGAAGCACCGGCCGCACTCTCTACATCCTGGATGAGCCGACCACGGGCCTGCATTTTGCGGATATCAAGAACCTCCTGACGGTGCTTTTGCGCCTCCGAGACGAGGGGAACACCATCATCGTCATCGAGCACAACCCGGACGTCATCAAGAGCGCCGATTACATCATCGACCTGGGTCCCGAAGGGGGCGACGAGGGCGGCAGGATCGTCGCCGAGGGGACTCCGGATGAGGTGGCGGAAATTGACGGCTCGTACAC